The Streptomyces kanamyceticus genome window below encodes:
- a CDS encoding AfsR/SARP family transcriptional regulator — MGGPRQRAVLAALLLSPDQVVSVDSLIEQVWSGSPPSTGRTQVAICVAALRKVFRAAGCEQTVIATVTPGYVFRSDSHTLDTVTFARLVRAGEEQARRGRLAEAADLMRDALGLWRGPALSDVTSNFAEVEVMRLDEERMHAIERQMALRLELGEHDALLGELTALVQARPLRDRMRAYLMLAQYRSGRRAEALETFREGSQISVEELGIGLSTELQELHQLILQDESLDLAAPAPATAPSSQEDSWSTPAQLPPGIHGFVGRATELAALDQALLGRTEHAPLPVGCITGSPGIGKTGLALSWAHRAASHFPDGQLFIDLQENGLPLHPREVLHRFLRALGTPADRIPVGVEECAALYRSKLDGRRVLITLDNAVSFAQVRLLLPGSGKCGVLVTGRDGLNDLLESSDTLRVRLGALSSDESVSMLRSITRDSLTATDPETLRTLAALCDHIPLALRAAGIRLQSRQHWSADDLVARLRDPEQRLAELSHGENSLRSRFDRCFQNLSTRVAAAYHRLGSIDTPEFDLTTGAKTLSTTSAEAEDLIERLVDAHLLEVVGRDAWGGFRYRWKELLRFHARAAG; from the coding sequence GTGGGTGGGCCGCGCCAGCGTGCCGTACTCGCGGCGCTGCTGCTCTCGCCCGACCAGGTGGTCTCCGTCGACTCCCTGATCGAGCAGGTCTGGAGCGGCAGCCCGCCCAGCACCGGGCGCACCCAAGTGGCCATCTGCGTGGCCGCGTTGCGCAAGGTCTTCCGCGCCGCGGGCTGCGAGCAGACGGTGATCGCCACCGTCACCCCCGGCTATGTGTTCCGCTCCGACTCCCACACGCTTGACACCGTCACCTTCGCGCGCCTGGTGCGCGCGGGCGAGGAGCAGGCCCGCCGCGGGCGGCTCGCGGAGGCGGCCGACCTGATGCGCGACGCGCTCGGACTCTGGCGCGGCCCCGCGCTGAGCGACGTCACGTCGAACTTCGCCGAAGTGGAGGTGATGCGCCTGGACGAGGAACGCATGCACGCCATCGAACGACAGATGGCGCTGCGGCTTGAGTTGGGTGAGCACGACGCACTCCTTGGAGAACTGACCGCGCTCGTGCAGGCCAGGCCCCTGCGCGACCGGATGCGTGCCTATTTGATGCTGGCCCAGTACCGGTCGGGACGCCGCGCCGAGGCGCTCGAGACCTTCCGCGAGGGCAGCCAGATCTCCGTCGAGGAGCTCGGCATCGGCCTGAGCACCGAACTGCAGGAACTGCACCAGCTGATCCTCCAGGACGAGTCCCTCGACCTGGCCGCGCCCGCCCCCGCGACCGCCCCTTCCTCGCAGGAGGACAGCTGGTCGACCCCTGCCCAGCTCCCGCCCGGCATCCACGGATTCGTCGGCCGCGCCACCGAACTGGCCGCCCTCGACCAGGCCTTGCTCGGCCGCACCGAGCACGCGCCGCTGCCCGTCGGCTGCATCACCGGCAGCCCCGGCATCGGCAAGACCGGCCTGGCGCTGAGCTGGGCGCACCGCGCCGCCTCCCACTTCCCGGACGGCCAGCTCTTCATCGACCTCCAGGAGAACGGGCTCCCGCTGCACCCGCGCGAGGTCCTGCACCGCTTCCTGCGGGCCCTCGGCACCCCCGCCGACCGCATCCCCGTCGGCGTCGAGGAGTGTGCCGCGCTCTACCGCAGCAAGCTCGACGGCCGCCGCGTCCTCATCACCTTGGACAACGCTGTCTCCTTCGCCCAAGTGCGGCTTCTGCTGCCCGGCAGCGGCAAGTGCGGGGTCCTGGTCACCGGCAGGGACGGTCTCAACGACCTCCTCGAGAGCTCCGACACCCTGCGCGTACGGCTCGGCGCCCTGTCGTCCGACGAGTCCGTGTCGATGCTGCGCTCCATCACCCGCGACAGCCTCACGGCCACGGACCCGGAGACCCTGCGCACGCTCGCCGCGCTCTGCGACCACATTCCGCTCGCGCTGCGCGCCGCCGGGATCCGGCTGCAGAGCAGGCAGCACTGGTCGGCCGACGACCTGGTGGCCCGGCTGCGGGACCCCGAGCAGCGGCTCGCCGAGCTCAGCCACGGGGAGAACTCGCTGCGCAGCAGGTTCGACCGCTGCTTCCAGAACCTGAGCACCCGGGTGGCCGCCGCCTACCACCGGCTCGGTTCGATCGACACCCCGGAGTTCGACCTCACCACCGGCGCCAAGACGCTCTCCACGACGTCGGCCGAGGCGGAGGACCTGATCGAACGCCTGGTGGACGCCCACCTCCTGGAGGTCGTGGGGCGTGACGCGTGGGGCGGCTTCCGCTACCGCTGGAAGGAACTCCTGCGCTTCCACGCGCGCGCGGCCGGCTAG
- a CDS encoding fatty acyl-AMP ligase — MTDVRKASSLSQVLRGLARSRPDEAAVIHIRVPDTDDGYDTLTYARLDLAARRLADRLRTELGLRAGDRVLLQYPSGTQFPIAFFGCLYAGLITVPAPLPGRNRRERQRVKGIVRQGGIRAILTDEENHPAVSEWARTESLDDVPLLVTAGEDPASYDEASYDGEASYDDAASLPGEAANPETPALIQYTSGSTSDPKGVVITHGNLLHNVAAMGESFAIAPGTRHGGWIPLYHDMGLIGHLLTGVLLGRGVVTLNPITFVRRPHQWLRAIDRFDIGHSNAPNFAYELCVQRVTDEQIEGLDLSRWRYAINGSEPVHAATLREFTERFAPYGFRADALVPCYGMAEATLYVSGSVLREPVTLVADAEFLEKNVLAPATGAAGAETATRELVSCGDVHDLACRIVDPVSGEALAEGHVGEIWLNGPSVAKGYWDNEAATVETFGATLEGDRYLRTGDLGALLDGELFITGRMKETLMINGRNLYPQDVEHELRSHHTELATLPGAAFTVVEERGGRHEEVLVVAQEVTGQLPEEEYARLAAEMKQTVSREFGLPVRGVALLRRGGVRRTTSGKIQRVAMRELYLADALQPLYADWQD; from the coding sequence ATGACCGACGTACGCAAGGCGTCCAGCCTGTCCCAGGTCCTGCGCGGGCTCGCCCGCTCGCGGCCCGACGAGGCGGCGGTGATCCACATCCGGGTCCCGGACACCGACGACGGATACGACACGCTGACCTATGCCCGGCTCGACCTGGCGGCCCGCCGTCTCGCCGACCGGCTGCGCACGGAACTCGGCCTGCGGGCGGGCGACCGGGTGCTCCTGCAGTACCCGTCGGGCACCCAGTTCCCCATCGCCTTCTTCGGCTGCCTGTACGCGGGTCTGATCACCGTCCCCGCCCCGCTGCCGGGACGCAACCGGCGCGAGCGCCAGCGGGTCAAGGGCATCGTGCGCCAGGGCGGCATCCGCGCGATCCTCACCGACGAGGAGAACCACCCCGCGGTCTCCGAGTGGGCGCGCACGGAGTCCCTCGACGACGTGCCGCTGCTGGTGACCGCGGGGGAGGACCCGGCTTCGTACGACGAGGCTTCGTACGACGGCGAGGCTTCGTACGACGACGCGGCGAGCCTGCCCGGCGAGGCCGCGAACCCCGAGACCCCCGCCCTGATCCAGTACACCTCGGGCTCGACCTCCGACCCCAAGGGCGTGGTGATCACCCACGGCAACCTGCTGCACAACGTCGCGGCGATGGGGGAGAGCTTCGCCATAGCCCCCGGCACCCGGCACGGCGGCTGGATCCCGCTCTACCACGACATGGGCCTCATCGGGCACCTGCTCACCGGCGTGCTGCTCGGCAGGGGCGTGGTCACGCTCAACCCGATCACGTTCGTGCGCCGCCCGCACCAATGGCTGCGCGCCATCGACCGGTTCGACATCGGGCACTCCAACGCCCCCAACTTCGCGTACGAGTTGTGCGTGCAGCGCGTCACGGACGAGCAGATCGAGGGGCTCGACCTGTCGCGCTGGCGCTACGCGATCAACGGCTCGGAGCCCGTGCACGCCGCGACGCTGCGGGAGTTCACCGAGCGGTTCGCCCCCTACGGCTTCCGGGCCGACGCGCTCGTGCCCTGCTACGGCATGGCGGAGGCGACCCTGTACGTCTCCGGATCCGTGCTGCGGGAGCCCGTCACGCTGGTGGCCGACGCCGAGTTCCTGGAGAAGAACGTGCTCGCCCCGGCCACGGGGGCCGCTGGCGCCGAGACCGCGACCCGTGAGCTGGTCAGCTGCGGCGACGTCCACGACCTGGCCTGCCGGATCGTGGATCCCGTCAGCGGCGAGGCCCTGGCGGAGGGGCACGTCGGCGAGATCTGGCTGAACGGCCCCAGCGTCGCCAAGGGGTACTGGGACAACGAGGCCGCCACCGTGGAGACGTTCGGCGCCACGCTGGAGGGCGACCGCTATCTGCGCACGGGCGACCTCGGCGCGCTCCTGGACGGCGAGCTGTTCATCACGGGCCGGATGAAGGAGACCCTGATGATCAACGGCCGCAACCTCTACCCGCAGGACGTCGAGCACGAACTGCGCAGCCACCACACGGAGCTGGCGACACTGCCCGGCGCCGCCTTCACGGTCGTCGAGGAGCGCGGCGGCCGTCACGAGGAGGTGCTCGTGGTGGCCCAGGAGGTCACGGGGCAGCTCCCCGAGGAGGAGTACGCGCGGCTCGCCGCCGAGATGAAGCAGACGGTCAGCCGCGAGTTCGGCCTTCCGGTACGCGGCGTGGCGCTGCTGCGCAGGGGCGGCGTCCGGCGTACGACGAGCGGGAAGATCCAGCGCGTGGCGATGCGGGAGCTCTATCTCGCCGACGCGCTCCAGCCGCTGTACGCGGACTGGCAGGACTAG
- a CDS encoding prephenate dehydrogenase → MTPVDTVTIIGTGMIGTSIALALTERRVRVHLQDASEEALRIAEAMGAGSLAAPGGPTDLAVLAVPPRHVPGVLSDAQRRGTALHYTDVASVKTLGRAGPGGPGFDTSSFVGGHPIAGREKPGPAAARGDLFHAKPWVLTPTAHTSDATSGAARQLVELCGANLVTMDAHDHDRAIAVTSHLPHLLSSLTARLLREADPHALTLVGSGLRDFTRISAGDPELWTDILGSNATAVRDALEVLAHDVDTTLRALRSLTAGGEDRAADEDAEARQWLRTVLEEGRDGRARIPVKYGPQDRVFAQLRVALPDREGELARLLSDVSRRGVNVEDLRIDNDPKSPSGLIELLVDETEADKLARWLTDLGWQVHAPTPA, encoded by the coding sequence ATGACCCCCGTCGACACCGTCACGATCATCGGCACCGGCATGATCGGGACGTCCATCGCCCTGGCCCTCACCGAGCGGCGCGTGCGGGTCCACCTCCAGGACGCCAGCGAGGAAGCACTGCGCATCGCCGAGGCGATGGGCGCGGGCAGCCTCGCGGCGCCCGGCGGGCCGACGGACCTCGCCGTGCTCGCGGTGCCTCCCCGGCACGTGCCCGGCGTCCTGAGCGACGCGCAGCGGCGCGGGACCGCCCTGCACTACACCGATGTGGCCAGCGTGAAGACGCTCGGCCGCGCGGGGCCGGGCGGTCCCGGGTTCGACACGTCCAGCTTCGTCGGCGGGCACCCCATCGCCGGGCGCGAGAAGCCCGGCCCGGCGGCGGCGCGCGGCGACCTCTTCCACGCCAAGCCGTGGGTGCTCACCCCCACCGCGCACACCTCCGACGCGACGTCCGGCGCGGCCCGGCAGCTCGTCGAGCTGTGCGGGGCCAACCTGGTGACGATGGACGCGCACGACCACGACCGGGCCATCGCCGTCACCTCGCACCTGCCGCACCTCCTTTCCAGCCTCACGGCGCGGCTCCTTCGCGAGGCCGACCCGCACGCGCTGACCCTCGTCGGCTCCGGCCTGCGCGACTTCACCAGGATCTCGGCGGGCGACCCCGAGCTGTGGACGGACATCCTCGGCTCCAACGCGACGGCCGTCCGCGACGCCCTGGAGGTGCTCGCCCATGACGTCGACACGACGCTGCGGGCGCTGCGTTCGCTGACCGCGGGCGGCGAGGACCGCGCCGCCGACGAGGACGCCGAGGCCAGGCAGTGGCTGCGCACCGTCCTGGAGGAGGGCCGCGACGGCCGCGCCAGGATCCCCGTCAAGTACGGCCCGCAGGACCGGGTCTTCGCCCAGCTGCGGGTGGCGCTGCCCGACCGCGAGGGCGAACTGGCCCGGTTGCTCTCGGACGTGAGCCGTCGCGGGGTCAACGTCGAGGACCTGCGCATCGACAACGACCCCAAGTCGCCGAGCGGTCTGATCGAGCTCCTCGTCGACGAGACCGAGGCCGACAAGCTCGCCCGGTGGCTCACGGACCTGGGGTGGCAGGTGCACGCGCCGACACCCGCGTAG
- the msrB gene encoding peptide-methionine (R)-S-oxide reductase MsrB, translated as MSYDVEKPDEEWRAQLSPSEYAVLRQAGTEPAFVGEYTDTKTQGVYSCRACGAELFTSGEKFESHCGWPSFFDPKDTDAVELIADTSHGMVRTEVRCARCGSHLGHVFEGEGYATPTDQRYCINSISLRLTADEG; from the coding sequence ATGTCGTACGACGTAGAGAAGCCGGACGAGGAGTGGCGCGCGCAGCTGAGCCCCTCGGAGTACGCGGTCCTGCGCCAGGCGGGCACCGAGCCCGCGTTCGTCGGCGAGTACACCGACACCAAGACCCAGGGCGTCTACTCCTGCCGGGCGTGCGGCGCCGAGCTCTTCACCTCCGGCGAGAAGTTCGAGTCGCACTGCGGCTGGCCGAGCTTCTTCGACCCGAAGGACACGGACGCGGTCGAGCTGATCGCGGACACCTCGCACGGCATGGTGCGCACCGAGGTGCGCTGCGCACGCTGCGGCTCGCACCTCGGGCACGTCTTCGAGGGCGAGGGGTACGCGACGCCCACGGACCAGCGGTACTGCATCAACTCGATCTCGCTGCGGCTCACGGCCGACGAGGGCTGA
- a CDS encoding pyrimidine reductase family protein: protein MRRLFPVTDQTCDRKDARTEDRTPDRAHDRTDDRAEGAHGTDSAPGVGGAAGAAGRAWGLDELADAYAYPGGGAPWLRANMVSTLDGAAQHDGRSQPISNDTDMRIFGTLRGLADVVIVGAQTVRQEGYRPTRAREAFAARRAAAGQTAAPAVAVVSAGLDLDFTLPLFTAPLAPTLVVTGAAAPADRMAEARKAGAVVVIAGEGAAVAPERVAPALAERGLTRLLTEGGPRLLGQFVAAGVLDELCLTISPMLTAGDAQRIAGGPSVSVPEKFVLTSVLEEAGFLFTRYRRT, encoded by the coding sequence ATGCGACGCCTGTTCCCTGTGACCGACCAGACATGCGACCGGAAGGACGCCCGGACGGAGGACCGGACACCTGACCGGGCGCACGACCGTACGGATGATCGTGCGGAAGGCGCGCACGGCACGGACAGTGCGCCCGGCGTGGGCGGCGCGGCCGGTGCGGCGGGCAGGGCGTGGGGGCTCGACGAGCTGGCCGACGCGTACGCCTATCCCGGCGGCGGCGCACCCTGGCTGCGCGCCAACATGGTGTCCACGCTCGACGGCGCAGCCCAGCACGACGGGCGCTCCCAGCCGATCTCCAACGACACCGACATGCGGATCTTCGGCACCCTGCGCGGGCTCGCCGACGTGGTGATCGTCGGGGCGCAGACGGTGCGCCAGGAGGGGTACCGGCCGACGCGCGCGCGTGAGGCGTTCGCGGCCCGCAGGGCGGCCGCCGGGCAGACCGCGGCGCCCGCGGTCGCCGTGGTCAGCGCCGGTCTGGACCTGGATTTCACGCTTCCGCTCTTCACCGCGCCGCTCGCGCCGACGCTCGTGGTGACCGGCGCGGCCGCCCCCGCCGACCGGATGGCCGAGGCCCGCAAGGCGGGCGCCGTCGTGGTGATCGCGGGCGAGGGCGCGGCCGTGGCGCCGGAGCGGGTGGCCCCGGCCCTTGCCGAGCGGGGTCTCACCCGGCTGCTCACCGAAGGGGGGCCCCGGCTGCTGGGTCAGTTCGTGGCGGCTGGGGTACTCGACGAGCTCTGTCTGACGATCTCGCCGATGCTCACCGCCGGGGACGCCCAGCGCATCGCGGGCGGGCCCTCGGTCTCGGTGCCCGAAAAATTCGTACTGACGTCCGTACTGGAGGAGGCCGGGTTTCTCTTCACCCGATACCGTCGTACCTGA
- a CDS encoding beta-ketoacyl-[acyl-carrier-protein] synthase family protein, with protein sequence MERHDIAVTGLGLVTPAGIGVETNWETVCAGRPTAAIDESLADNPVRISSRVPGFDAAALLGARRAHRLDRFIQYALVAVHEALADAGLDATTWDAPRVGVVLGTAQGGQSTVERQYQVLVDEGASRVSPLLLPMQLPNMLAGQVAMECGARGPNLVVATACASGTTAVGVARDLLLLDRCDIVITGGSDAMVTPLIMAGFAQMGALSRRQDDPAAASRPFDADRDGFVGGEGAGILVLERLADARARSARVHARVAGYGASADAHHLSAPDPQGRGIEAAVRAALADAGAGPADVRHINAHGTSTPLNDRVEAAAIERVFPGGPLVTSTKGVTGHLLGAAGAVESIYTVLAIERGVVPPTANLSTLDPAVNLDVAALATEAKVDFALSHSMGFGGQNAVLAFQAA encoded by the coding sequence ATGGAGCGTCACGACATCGCCGTCACCGGCCTCGGTCTCGTCACCCCCGCCGGCATCGGCGTGGAGACCAACTGGGAGACGGTGTGCGCCGGTCGGCCGACGGCCGCCATCGACGAGTCGCTCGCGGACAACCCGGTGCGGATCTCCAGCCGGGTGCCCGGGTTCGACGCCGCCGCGCTGCTCGGCGCCCGCCGCGCCCACCGCCTCGACCGCTTCATCCAGTACGCGCTCGTCGCGGTGCACGAGGCCCTCGCGGACGCCGGACTCGACGCGACGACGTGGGACGCCCCGCGCGTCGGTGTCGTGCTCGGCACCGCCCAGGGCGGGCAGTCCACCGTCGAGCGCCAGTACCAGGTGCTCGTCGACGAGGGCGCGTCGCGCGTCTCGCCGCTCCTGCTGCCCATGCAGCTGCCCAACATGCTGGCCGGGCAGGTCGCCATGGAGTGCGGGGCCCGCGGCCCGAACCTCGTCGTGGCCACGGCCTGCGCCTCGGGCACGACGGCCGTCGGCGTGGCCAGGGACCTGCTCCTCCTCGACCGCTGCGACATCGTGATCACCGGCGGCAGCGACGCGATGGTGACCCCGCTGATCATGGCGGGCTTCGCGCAGATGGGCGCGCTCTCGCGCCGCCAGGACGACCCGGCCGCCGCGTCCAGGCCCTTCGACGCGGACCGGGACGGCTTCGTGGGCGGCGAGGGCGCGGGCATCCTCGTCCTGGAACGCCTCGCGGACGCCAGGGCCAGGTCGGCCCGGGTGCACGCGCGCGTGGCCGGGTACGGCGCCAGTGCGGACGCCCACCACCTCAGCGCTCCCGACCCGCAGGGCCGCGGCATCGAGGCCGCCGTCCGCGCGGCGCTCGCGGACGCCGGGGCGGGTCCGGCGGACGTACGGCACATCAACGCCCATGGCACGTCGACCCCGTTGAACGACAGGGTCGAGGCCGCGGCGATCGAGCGCGTCTTCCCCGGCGGCCCGCTCGTCACCTCGACGAAGGGCGTCACCGGGCACCTCCTGGGTGCCGCGGGCGCGGTCGAGAGCATCTACACGGTCCTCGCGATCGAGCGCGGCGTGGTGCCCCCGACGGCGAACCTCAGCACCCTCGACCCCGCCGTCAACCTGGACGTGGCCGCCCTGGCCACCGAGGCCAAGGTCGACTTCGCGCTCAGCCATTCCATGGGATTCGGCGGCCAGAACGCGGTGCTCGCCTTCCAGGCGGCCTGA
- a CDS encoding acyl carrier protein, translating to MFDKLLAILGDQLHLPVEGLTPETTLADAELDSLALVELSLILEKSLGFEIPEDSLTGVTTLGDVVGLMENAGTRA from the coding sequence ATGTTCGACAAACTGCTCGCCATCCTCGGTGACCAGCTGCACCTCCCGGTCGAAGGCCTCACCCCCGAGACGACGCTCGCCGACGCCGAGCTGGACTCGCTCGCCCTGGTCGAGCTCAGCCTGATCCTGGAGAAGTCGCTCGGCTTCGAGATCCCGGAGGACTCCCTCACCGGCGTCACCACCCTCGGCGACGTCGTGGGCCTCATGGAGAACGCGGGCACGAGGGCCTGA
- the murC gene encoding UDP-N-acetylmuramate--L-alanine ligase: MAPGLPTAMDRPHFIGIGGAGMSGIAKILAQRGAEVAGSDARDSATADSLRALGATVHIGHDAAHLASDASCVVVSSAIRADNPELARATELGIPVVHRSDALAALMGGLRPIAVAGTHGKTTTTSMLAVTLAALGLDPSYAIGGDLDVPGSNALHGAGDIFVAEADESDRSFHKYAPEVAIVLNVELDHHANYASMDEIYESFEIFAGKVVPGGTLVISADQAGAVELTKRVRDLGELKVVTYGESEDADLRIHKITARGLTSEVTVLLDGKLLTFTVSVPGRHYAGNAVAALAAGIALGIPSRNLAGALKSYTGVKRRLQLKGEAAGVQVIDSYAHHPTEMTADLEAMRSAAGESRILVLFQPHLFSRTQELGTEMGQALALADSSVVLDIYPAREDPIPGITSTLIIDAARAAGAEVRAAGDKDEAVREIAGMAKPGDLVLTMGAGDVTDLGPRILADLSK, translated from the coding sequence ATGGCACCCGGCCTTCCTACCGCCATGGACCGACCGCACTTCATCGGCATCGGCGGCGCCGGAATGTCGGGCATCGCGAAGATCCTGGCCCAGCGCGGCGCCGAGGTCGCGGGCAGCGACGCCCGGGACTCCGCCACCGCCGATTCGCTGCGCGCCCTCGGTGCCACGGTCCACATCGGGCACGACGCCGCGCACCTCGCGTCCGACGCGAGCTGTGTCGTCGTCTCCTCCGCGATCCGCGCCGACAACCCCGAGCTGGCCCGCGCCACCGAGCTCGGCATCCCCGTCGTGCACCGCTCGGACGCCCTCGCCGCCCTGATGGGGGGCCTGCGCCCGATCGCGGTCGCCGGTACGCACGGCAAGACCACCACGACCTCGATGCTCGCGGTCACGCTCGCCGCCCTCGGCCTCGACCCGTCGTACGCGATCGGCGGCGACCTGGACGTGCCGGGTTCGAACGCGCTGCACGGCGCGGGCGACATCTTCGTCGCCGAGGCGGATGAGAGCGACCGCAGCTTCCACAAGTACGCGCCCGAGGTCGCCATCGTCCTCAACGTGGAGCTCGACCACCACGCCAACTACGCGTCGATGGACGAGATCTACGAGTCCTTCGAGATCTTCGCGGGCAAGGTCGTGCCCGGCGGCACGCTCGTCATCTCCGCGGACCAGGCGGGCGCGGTCGAGCTGACCAAGCGCGTGCGCGACCTGGGCGAGCTGAAGGTCGTCACCTACGGCGAGTCCGAGGACGCCGACCTGCGCATCCACAAGATCACCGCGCGCGGCCTGACCAGCGAGGTCACCGTCCTGCTCGACGGCAAGCTGCTCACCTTCACGGTCTCGGTGCCCGGGCGGCACTACGCGGGCAACGCGGTCGCGGCCCTCGCGGCGGGCATCGCGCTCGGCATCCCGTCCCGGAACCTGGCAGGCGCCCTGAAGTCGTACACGGGCGTCAAGCGCCGCCTCCAGCTCAAGGGCGAGGCCGCGGGCGTCCAGGTCATCGACTCCTACGCGCACCACCCGACCGAGATGACGGCCGACCTGGAGGCGATGCGCTCCGCCGCGGGCGAATCCCGCATCCTCGTCCTCTTCCAGCCCCACCTCTTCTCGCGCACCCAGGAGCTGGGCACGGAGATGGGCCAGGCCCTCGCGCTCGCCGACTCCTCCGTCGTCCTCGACATCTACCCGGCCCGCGAGGACCCGATCCCCGGCATCACCAGCACCCTGATCATCGACGCCGCCCGTGCCGCGGGCGCCGAGGTGCGGGCCGCGGGCGACAAGGACGAGGCGGTGCGGGAGATCGCGGGAATGGCGAAGCCCGGCGATCTCGTTCTCACCATGGGCGCGGGCGACGTCACGGACCTCGGCCCGCGGATCCTGGCCGATCTCTCGAAGTAG
- a CDS encoding beta-ketoacyl-ACP synthase III, translated as MTRAGTNTAVIAGVGAHLPPNTVSNHELVRRLDTTDDWIRSRTGIAVRHVISPGTTTADLAVEAGGRALKSAGRDRVDAVVLATTTPDRPCPATAPEVASRLGLTGVAAFDVSAVCTGFLYGLATGAGLIAAGTAEHVLVIAAEAFTTLIDPDDRTTAPIFGDGAGAVVLRAGTPDEPGAVGRTLLGSDGENADLVAVGTSGTARRTEGPLPREERYFRMAGSQVFRHAVTRMSVVCADALAAADWRAEDVDLLVAHQANARITSAVADFVGIPPERRASNIERVGNTAGASVPILLADAAADGTLRPGHRVLLTAFGGGLTWGATTLVWPDVSPVL; from the coding sequence ATGACAAGAGCGGGCACGAACACGGCAGTGATCGCCGGAGTGGGCGCCCATCTGCCGCCGAACACGGTGTCCAACCACGAGCTCGTGCGACGCCTGGACACGACGGACGACTGGATCCGGTCCCGTACCGGCATCGCGGTGCGGCACGTCATCTCCCCCGGGACCACCACCGCCGACCTCGCGGTCGAGGCGGGCGGGCGCGCGCTGAAGTCGGCGGGCCGCGACCGGGTGGACGCCGTCGTGCTCGCCACCACCACGCCCGACAGGCCCTGCCCCGCGACGGCCCCCGAGGTGGCGTCGCGGCTCGGTCTGACCGGCGTCGCCGCCTTCGACGTGTCGGCGGTGTGCACCGGATTCCTGTACGGCCTCGCGACCGGCGCCGGACTGATCGCGGCGGGCACCGCCGAGCACGTCCTGGTGATCGCCGCGGAGGCCTTCACCACCCTGATCGACCCCGACGACCGTACGACGGCGCCCATCTTCGGCGACGGCGCGGGCGCGGTGGTGCTGCGCGCGGGCACGCCCGACGAGCCCGGCGCCGTGGGCCGGACGCTGCTCGGCAGCGACGGCGAGAACGCCGACCTCGTCGCCGTCGGCACCAGCGGCACGGCGCGCCGCACCGAAGGCCCGCTGCCCCGCGAGGAGCGGTACTTCCGGATGGCGGGCAGCCAGGTCTTCCGGCACGCGGTGACGCGGATGTCCGTCGTCTGCGCCGACGCCCTGGCCGCCGCCGACTGGCGGGCCGAGGACGTCGACCTGCTCGTCGCCCACCAGGCCAACGCCCGCATCACATCCGCCGTGGCCGACTTCGTGGGCATCCCGCCCGAGCGGCGCGCCTCCAACATCGAGCGGGTCGGCAACACCGCGGGCGCCTCGGTGCCGATCCTGCTCGCCGACGCCGCGGCCGACGGCACCCTGCGCCCCGGCCACCGGGTGCTGCTCACCGCCTTCGGCGGGGGCCTCACCTGGGGTGCCACCACCCTCGTCTGGCCCGATGTGTCCCCCGTCCTCTGA
- a CDS encoding indole-3-glycerol phosphate synthase: MFTSVLMIEKALTSADVEFVTTLHGDEQVTFHVLLQPRGDQADRLLRAIDDVALGELDEAAREGETPEGQDATGPGEQALQVSLVALRTAGCEATGRLIEDHPLDALKSLVDDVDADEVIVLTDPHYVEEFFHRDWASRARHKVGVPVLKLFSHSLADEA, encoded by the coding sequence GTGTTCACGAGCGTATTGATGATCGAGAAGGCCCTGACGTCCGCCGACGTGGAGTTCGTCACCACCTTGCACGGCGATGAGCAGGTCACCTTCCACGTGCTGCTCCAGCCCAGGGGCGACCAGGCGGACCGGCTCCTCAGGGCCATCGACGACGTCGCGCTCGGCGAGCTCGACGAGGCGGCGCGCGAGGGGGAGACGCCCGAGGGGCAGGACGCGACGGGGCCCGGCGAGCAGGCGCTGCAGGTCTCCCTGGTCGCGCTGCGCACGGCGGGCTGTGAGGCGACGGGGCGGCTCATCGAGGATCACCCCCTCGACGCGCTCAAGTCCCTCGTCGACGACGTGGACGCCGACGAGGTCATCGTGCTGACCGATCCCCACTACGTGGAGGAGTTCTTCCACCGGGACTGGGCTTCGCGGGCGCGGCACAAGGTGGGGGTTCCGGTGCTGAAGCTGTTCTCGCACAGTCTTGCCGACGAGGCGTAG